The Budorcas taxicolor isolate Tak-1 chromosome 18, Takin1.1, whole genome shotgun sequence genome window below encodes:
- the GIPR gene encoding gastric inhibitory polypeptide receptor, with amino-acid sequence MPTCPPWWLLLLLSLWEPLLRSAEAGSEGQTAGELYQRWERYRRECQETLEASEPPAGLACNGSFDMYVCWDYTAPNATARASCPWYLPWHGQVAKGFVLRQCGSDGQWGPWRDHSQCENPEKNGVFQDQRLTLERLQVVYTVGYSLSLATLLFALLILSTFRRLHCTRNYIHINLFTSFMLRAAAILTRDRLLPPPGPYPGDQVLTLWNQALAACRTAQIVTQYCVGANYTWLLVEGIYLHSLLVLVGDSEEGHFRCYMLLGWGAPTLFVIPWVIVRYLFENTQCWERNDIKAIWWIIRTPILLTILINFLIFVRILGILVSKLRTRQMRCPDYRLRLARSTLTLVPLLGVHEVVFAPVTEEQARGALRLAKLGFEIFLSSFQGFLVSVLYCFINKEVGRAAARRPRPLPAAQGMARAPPPLSAVRFQVQSEIRRGWHRCRLRHSLGEEPRQRPEPTLRTLPSGSGSGQVAAGSALCSRTLPGPGGEANDVLESYC; translated from the exons ATGCCCACCTGTCCACCCTGgtggctgctgcttctgctctCGCTGTGGGAGCCGCTGCTCCGGAGTGCGGAG gCAGGCTCTGAGGGGCAGACAGCGGGAGAGCTATATCAGCGCTGGGAGCGGTACCGCAGGGAGtgccaggagacactggaggccTCGGAGCCCCCAGCAG GCCTCGCCTGTAACGGGTCCTTCGATATGTACGTCTGCTGGGACTACACTGCACCCAACGCCACTGCCCGTGCGTCCTGCCCTTGGTATCTGCCCTGGCACGGCCAAG TGGCTAAAGGCTTTGTCCTCCGCCAATGTGGCAGTGATGGCCAATGGGGACCTTGGAGAGACCATTCTCAGTGTGAAAACCCAGAGAAAAATGGGGTTTTTCAG gacCAAAGGCTGACCTTGGAACGGCTGCAGGTTGTATACACTGTGGGCTATTCCCTGTCTCTTGCCACACTGCTGTTCGCCTTGCTCATCTTGAGTACCTTCAG GCGGCTGCACTGCACTCGCAACTACATCCACATCAACCTGTTCACGTCTTTCATGCTGCGGGCAGCTGCCATCCTCACCCGAGACCGTCTGCTTCCCCCCCCTGGCCCCTACCCTGGGGATCAGGTCCTTACCCTGTGGAACCAG GCCCTAGCTGCCTGTCGCACGGCCCAGATCGTGACCCAGTACTGCGTGGGTGCCAACTACACGTGGCTGCTGGTGGAAGGCATCTACCTGCACAGTCTCCTCGTGCTCGTGGGAGACTCCGAGGAGGGCCACTTCCGCTGCTACATGCTTCTCGGCTGGG GGGCCCCCACGCTTTTCGTCATTCCTTGGGTGATCGTCAGGTACCTGTTCGAGAACACGCA GTGCTGGGAGCGGAACGATATCAAAGCCATTTGGTGGATCATACGAACCCCTATTCTCCTAACAATCTTG attaattttctcatctttgtCCGCATCCTTGGCATCCTCGTGTCAAAGCTGAGGACGCGACAGATGCGCTGCCCGGACTACCGACTGAG GCTGGCTCGCTCCACGCTGACGCTGGTGCCCCTGCTGGGCGTCCACGAGGTGGTGTTTGCTCCCGTGACTGAAGAACAGGCCCGGGGTGCCCTGCGCTTGGCCAAGCTTGGCTTTGAAATCTTCCTCAGTTCTTTCCAG GGCTTCCTGGTCAGCGTCCTCTACTGCTTCATCAACAAGGAGGTAGGGAGAGCCGCGGCCCGCCGCCCGCGCCCTCTGCCGGCCGCGCAGGGAATGGCGCGCGCGCCGCCGCCTCTGAGCGCCGTCCGGTTTCAGGTGCAGTCGGAGATCCGCCGGGGTTGGCACCGCTGCCGCCTGCGCCACAGCCTCGGCGAGGAGCCACGCCAGCGCCCCGAGCCCACCCTCCGGACCCTGCCTTCCGGCTCCGGCTCGGGCCAGGTCGCTGCCGGCAGCGCTCTGTGCTCGAGGACCCTCCCAGGTCCTGGGGGTGAGGCCAACGACGTCTTAGAAAGTTACTGCTAG